The following proteins come from a genomic window of Methylorubrum populi:
- a CDS encoding sensor histidine kinase: MSLPAHLALRLLVVTLLCLTGAIAWTLWEARTGLREEAAVSAGRIAAQFARQPGLGSVGPAALPMAEPQAEPTVLMILPGICAEIRLGAEAPRRLCGDWDGLGTAPAWLAGMLAAEAGAGPVIREILYRGRSLGRVSAWPDPVAAAGRAWRQVRFAGGLALTLAGTTAILGWLAAARLVAPAARIVHGLDGFEAGRTPSSLPHFKAAEFDRIATAFNALAERLSRIEVERAGLMQRLVQVQEEERQSLARDLHDAFGQCLAAAGALAAAIEAGAPKDRVDLRADAAGIEAVVGCMRESLRGALAQLELPDFAGIGLGEGLRRLVSDWQARLRAGPSLHLDVTGDWAGLSPQASASVYRIAQELLTNALRHGRPSRIFLRLQRSETGRRPITLTVEDDGGGDAAGIAEASGRGLAGIRARLAVLGGELSLTGNGSGLRACATVPTAG; the protein is encoded by the coding sequence ATGAGCCTGCCCGCGCATCTCGCCCTGCGCCTTCTGGTCGTGACGCTGCTCTGCCTGACCGGCGCCATCGCCTGGACCCTGTGGGAGGCACGCACCGGTCTGCGCGAGGAGGCTGCGGTCTCGGCGGGGCGGATCGCGGCGCAGTTCGCCCGGCAGCCGGGACTCGGCAGCGTCGGTCCGGCAGCCCTGCCGATGGCCGAGCCGCAGGCGGAACCAACCGTTTTGATGATTCTGCCGGGCATCTGCGCCGAGATTCGCCTCGGTGCCGAGGCGCCGCGTCGGCTCTGCGGCGATTGGGACGGGCTCGGCACGGCGCCCGCTTGGCTCGCGGGCATGCTGGCGGCGGAGGCCGGGGCGGGGCCGGTGATCCGGGAGATCCTCTACCGCGGACGTTCCCTCGGCCGCGTCTCGGCTTGGCCCGATCCCGTGGCCGCGGCGGGCCGGGCATGGCGGCAGGTGCGGTTCGCCGGCGGCCTCGCCCTGACGCTTGCCGGAACCACGGCGATTCTCGGCTGGCTCGCCGCCGCCCGCCTCGTCGCGCCGGCCGCCCGGATCGTCCACGGCCTCGACGGCTTCGAGGCCGGGCGCACGCCTTCGTCCCTGCCGCACTTCAAGGCTGCGGAGTTCGACCGGATCGCGACCGCCTTCAACGCCCTCGCCGAGCGCCTGTCCCGCATCGAGGTGGAGCGCGCGGGGCTGATGCAGCGGCTGGTTCAGGTGCAGGAGGAGGAGCGCCAGAGTCTCGCCCGCGACCTGCATGACGCGTTCGGCCAGTGTCTCGCCGCGGCCGGCGCGCTCGCCGCCGCCATCGAGGCCGGCGCGCCGAAGGATCGCGTGGATCTGCGCGCCGACGCGGCGGGCATCGAGGCGGTGGTCGGCTGCATGCGCGAGAGCCTGCGCGGGGCGCTGGCCCAGCTCGAACTGCCCGATTTCGCCGGCATCGGCCTGGGCGAGGGCCTGCGCCGCCTCGTCTCGGATTGGCAGGCGCGGCTGCGGGCGGGTCCCAGCCTGCACCTCGACGTGACCGGTGATTGGGCGGGCCTGTCGCCGCAGGCCTCCGCGAGCGTCTACCGGATCGCGCAGGAACTGCTGACCAACGCCCTGCGGCACGGGCGGCCGAGCCGGATCTTTCTGCGCTTGCAGCGGAGCGAAACCGGACGGCGGCCGATCACGCTGACCGTCGAAGATGACGGCGGCGGCGATGCCGCGGGAATCGCCGAGGCGTCCGGCCGCGGCCTCGCCGGAATCCGGGCGCGCCTCGCGGTCCTCGGCGGCGAGCTGTCGCTCACTGGGAACGGCAGCGGCCTTCGCGCCTGCGCCACCGTTCCGACCGCCGGCTGA
- a CDS encoding response regulator transcription factor, which produces MPSILLVDDHPVVREGYRRLLERLPGFTVVAEAETATEAYRLYKARTPDLVILDLSLPGPSGIEAIRHIRQWDGAARILVFSMRTGAAVARQAFAAGAGGYVSKASPPRDLLTAVAGILRGERAMSPDIALAIAQDEVSGGRTALDDLSPREVEILGLTAAGATAPAVAEALCLSLKTVQNNLSLIRAKLGARTDAHLVWIAVGAGLLPAPPGPPSGEG; this is translated from the coding sequence ATGCCGAGCATCCTCCTCGTCGACGACCATCCCGTCGTGCGCGAGGGCTATCGCCGCCTGCTCGAACGGCTGCCGGGCTTCACTGTCGTGGCGGAGGCCGAGACCGCAACGGAGGCCTACCGCCTCTACAAGGCGCGGACTCCGGATCTCGTCATCCTCGACCTCTCGCTACCGGGGCCGAGCGGCATCGAGGCGATCCGGCATATCCGGCAATGGGACGGCGCAGCCCGCATCCTCGTGTTCAGCATGCGCACCGGCGCCGCGGTCGCGCGCCAAGCCTTCGCCGCGGGTGCCGGCGGCTATGTCAGCAAGGCGAGCCCGCCGCGGGATCTGCTGACGGCAGTGGCGGGCATCCTGCGCGGGGAGCGTGCCATGAGCCCCGACATCGCCCTGGCCATCGCGCAGGACGAGGTTTCCGGCGGGCGCACCGCCCTCGACGATCTGAGCCCGCGGGAGGTCGAGATCCTCGGCCTGACGGCGGCGGGCGCGACGGCCCCGGCGGTGGCCGAGGCGCTTTGCCTCAGCCTCAAGACGGTCCAGAACAACCTCTCGCTGATCCGGGCCAAGCTCGGCGCCCGCACGGACGCCCATCTGGTCTGGATCGCCGTCGGCGCCGGGCTCCTGCCGGCTCCGCCCGGTCCGCCCTCCGGCGAGGGCTGA
- a CDS encoding FdhF/YdeP family oxidoreductase, translating to MEKPAYKPYALPAGGWGSARSVGNILRREGVLGSVPIALTRHNKVDGYQCNSCAWVKPASPLPFEYCENGVKAVAWELTAHRCTPDFFAEHTVTELLGWDDYHLEQTGRLTHPLRYDAKTDKYVPVSWGHALEDIAAELRAVEDRRQTVFYSSGRLSNEASYLYGLFARMYGNNNLPDSSNMCHETTSVALPASIGQAVGSVSLDDFAKSDCIMFFGQNPGSNAPRMLHPLQEASRRGVPIITYNPLRERGLERFLNPQSPTEMLTGKATRISSQYHQVKAGGDLAALAGICKSVLDQHDAAKAAGGKAVLDEPFIAGHTHGFETFAEWLRTQDWDELERRSGLHRADMEATARVYARSHAVIGVYGMGLTQHQAGVETVQMLVNLLLMRGNLGRSGAGICPIRGHSNVQGQRTMGITENPDLFPLDRLGQQFGFEPPREAGTNTVEACEAVLRGDVRAFFMLGGNFVRAIPEHSLMEPAWRKLHLTVNVITKLNRSALLPGEISYILPVIGRLEIDETAAGQQCLSMEDTSGCVHGNRGLRRPASPHLIGEIRLICELAERVLDPNPRVRWADYRTDYAEIRREIGETLPETFWDYERRMWEPGGFQRDLPVKRREWRTKTGRANFVTPTGLDEDADMPEIGHDVLRLMTLRSNDQFNTTVYGYDDRFRGIKNTRKVVLMNRSDIDRLGLKVGQAVTLRTAADDGVDRHLSGMLVVAYDIPIGCIGGYYPECNVLMPLWHYAYGSKVPAAKTIPVTVHLEDERVLEPQLELAAG from the coding sequence TTGGAAAAGCCCGCTTACAAGCCCTACGCCCTCCCCGCCGGAGGCTGGGGCTCCGCCCGCTCGGTCGGCAACATCCTGAGGCGCGAAGGCGTGCTGGGCAGCGTTCCGATCGCGCTGACCCGGCACAACAAGGTGGACGGTTACCAGTGCAACAGCTGCGCCTGGGTCAAGCCGGCGAGCCCGCTGCCGTTCGAGTATTGCGAGAACGGCGTGAAGGCGGTGGCCTGGGAGCTGACCGCCCACCGCTGCACACCCGACTTCTTCGCCGAGCATACGGTGACGGAGCTGCTCGGCTGGGACGATTACCACCTCGAACAGACCGGCCGTCTGACCCACCCGCTGCGCTACGACGCGAAGACCGACAAGTACGTGCCGGTCTCGTGGGGGCACGCCCTGGAAGACATCGCCGCCGAGCTGCGGGCCGTCGAGGATCGGCGCCAGACGGTGTTCTACTCCTCCGGGCGCCTGTCGAACGAGGCGAGCTACCTCTACGGCCTGTTCGCGCGGATGTACGGCAACAACAACCTGCCGGATTCCTCCAACATGTGCCACGAGACCACCTCGGTGGCGCTGCCAGCGAGCATCGGGCAGGCGGTCGGCTCGGTCTCCCTCGACGATTTCGCCAAGTCCGACTGCATCATGTTCTTCGGCCAGAACCCCGGCAGCAACGCGCCGCGGATGCTGCACCCTCTTCAGGAGGCGAGCCGGCGCGGAGTTCCAATCATCACCTACAACCCGCTGCGCGAGCGCGGGCTGGAGCGCTTCCTCAACCCGCAATCGCCGACCGAGATGCTGACGGGCAAGGCGACGCGGATTTCCTCGCAGTACCATCAGGTCAAGGCGGGCGGCGATCTCGCGGCGCTCGCCGGCATCTGCAAGTCGGTGCTGGACCAGCACGATGCGGCAAAGGCGGCGGGTGGCAAGGCGGTGCTCGACGAGCCTTTCATCGCCGGGCATACCCACGGCTTCGAGACCTTCGCCGAGTGGCTGCGGACCCAGGACTGGGACGAGCTGGAGCGCCGCTCCGGGCTGCACCGCGCCGACATGGAGGCGACCGCCCGGGTCTATGCCCGCTCGCACGCGGTGATCGGCGTCTACGGCATGGGGCTGACCCAGCACCAGGCCGGCGTCGAGACCGTGCAGATGCTGGTCAACCTCCTGCTGATGCGCGGCAATCTCGGCCGGTCGGGGGCCGGCATCTGCCCGATCCGCGGCCATTCCAACGTGCAAGGCCAGCGCACGATGGGGATCACCGAGAACCCGGATCTCTTCCCCCTCGACCGGCTCGGCCAGCAATTCGGCTTCGAGCCCCCGCGCGAGGCCGGCACCAACACCGTCGAGGCCTGCGAGGCGGTTCTGCGGGGCGATGTCCGCGCCTTCTTCATGCTGGGCGGCAACTTCGTCCGCGCCATCCCCGAGCACAGCCTGATGGAGCCGGCGTGGCGCAAGCTGCATCTCACCGTCAACGTCATCACCAAGCTCAACCGCAGCGCCCTGCTCCCCGGTGAGATCAGCTACATCCTCCCCGTCATCGGGCGCCTGGAAATCGACGAGACCGCGGCCGGCCAGCAATGCCTGTCGATGGAGGACACCTCCGGCTGCGTCCACGGCAATCGCGGCCTGCGCCGCCCCGCCTCGCCGCACCTGATCGGCGAGATCCGGCTGATCTGCGAACTGGCCGAACGGGTGCTCGACCCCAACCCACGGGTGCGCTGGGCGGATTACCGGACGGACTATGCCGAGATCCGGCGCGAGATCGGCGAGACGCTGCCGGAGACGTTCTGGGACTACGAGCGGCGGATGTGGGAGCCGGGCGGCTTCCAGCGCGACCTCCCGGTCAAGCGGCGCGAGTGGCGCACCAAGACCGGTCGGGCCAATTTCGTGACCCCGACCGGGCTCGACGAGGACGCGGACATGCCCGAGATCGGCCACGACGTGCTGCGCCTGATGACGCTGCGCTCGAACGACCAGTTCAACACCACGGTCTACGGCTACGACGACCGCTTCCGCGGCATCAAGAACACCCGCAAGGTCGTGCTGATGAACCGCTCCGACATCGACCGCCTCGGGCTGAAGGTCGGGCAGGCGGTGACGCTGCGGACCGCCGCCGATGACGGGGTCGACCGGCACCTCTCCGGCATGCTGGTCGTCGCCTACGACATCCCGATCGGTTGCATCGGCGGCTACTATCCCGAATGCAACGTGCTGATGCCGCTCTGGCACTACGCCTACGGCAGCAAGGTCCCGGCGGCGAAGACGATCCCCGTCACCGTGCATCTGGAGGACGAGCGGGTGCTCGAACCGCAATTGGAGCTCGCCGCGGGGTGA
- a CDS encoding SGNH/GDSL hydrolase family protein, translating to MHRRPTDRTAFPRRPAILGLLALAVLSLAAAWCALPQPAAAQWGDSYDAPAADPSYAPPPRRRARGAYADEYGYGRAPVRRAPPPQEAPRQFYWPWEDQPRAQPAPPPQPAPGYARPQRPRAPAAASRSDEERAARRRRPSPAPTVAQPKAKVPKATPTTQIAVFGDSLASYLAKGIDEAFSDNAEIAVLDRAKADSGLVRKDLVDWAKSAEDFLKATPNVSYALMMVGVNDRQAIREGDQSYEALSDKWREIYGARVDAVVKVFAEHKVPLVWVGLPPVRSETLSRDFAAINDLVRERVQRAGQSYAEVWQGFVDDRNRFTVSGPDVDGQEARLRTSDGIHFTSAGSRKVAHFADVELKRLMGAKGGLPTEQPAAAIAATPGEGGAGLGVDDTAAIDRKITAMLPSLPEPPGIPSLPVKPAAGPIVPLGRPETSPGGTLITGRPQEGDATGTRERSLQRGAAPLPQPGRADDFRWPPG from the coding sequence ATGCACCGCCGCCCGACCGATCGCACCGCGTTCCCGCGCCGCCCTGCGATCCTCGGCCTTCTCGCTCTCGCCGTCCTCTCGCTCGCCGCAGCGTGGTGCGCGCTGCCGCAGCCGGCCGCGGCGCAGTGGGGCGACAGCTACGACGCGCCCGCCGCCGACCCCTCCTATGCGCCGCCGCCGCGTCGCCGGGCGCGAGGGGCCTACGCCGACGAGTACGGTTACGGCCGGGCGCCCGTCCGCCGTGCTCCGCCGCCGCAGGAGGCACCGCGCCAGTTCTACTGGCCGTGGGAGGACCAGCCGCGCGCCCAACCGGCCCCGCCGCCGCAGCCCGCTCCCGGCTATGCCCGGCCGCAGCGTCCGCGTGCACCCGCCGCCGCCAGCCGCTCGGACGAGGAGCGCGCCGCGCGCCGCCGCCGACCGAGCCCCGCCCCCACGGTGGCGCAACCCAAGGCCAAGGTGCCGAAGGCAACGCCCACGACCCAGATCGCGGTGTTCGGCGATTCCCTCGCCAGCTACCTCGCCAAGGGGATCGACGAGGCGTTCTCCGACAATGCCGAGATCGCGGTGCTCGACCGCGCGAAGGCCGATAGCGGCCTCGTGCGCAAGGATCTGGTCGATTGGGCCAAGAGTGCCGAGGATTTCCTCAAAGCCACGCCCAATGTCTCTTATGCCCTGATGATGGTCGGCGTGAACGACCGGCAGGCGATCCGCGAGGGCGACCAGAGCTACGAGGCGCTCTCGGACAAGTGGCGCGAGATCTACGGTGCCCGCGTCGACGCGGTCGTGAAGGTGTTCGCCGAGCACAAAGTGCCGCTGGTCTGGGTCGGCCTGCCGCCGGTCCGCAGCGAAACCTTGAGCCGCGACTTCGCGGCGATCAACGACCTCGTGCGCGAGCGGGTTCAGCGGGCCGGCCAGTCCTACGCCGAGGTCTGGCAGGGCTTCGTCGACGACCGCAATCGCTTCACCGTCTCGGGACCCGACGTGGACGGACAGGAGGCGCGGCTGCGCACCTCCGACGGCATCCACTTCACCAGCGCCGGATCGCGCAAGGTCGCCCATTTCGCCGATGTGGAGCTGAAACGCCTGATGGGGGCGAAGGGCGGGCTTCCCACCGAGCAGCCCGCCGCAGCGATCGCGGCCACGCCCGGCGAGGGCGGGGCCGGCCTCGGCGTCGACGACACGGCGGCGATCGATCGCAAGATCACCGCGATGCTGCCGAGCCTGCCCGAGCCCCCCGGTATCCCGAGCCTGCCGGTCAAGCCCGCGGCAGGGCCCATCGTGCCGCTCGGCCGCCCCGAGACCTCGCCCGGCGGCACGCTGATCACCGGCCGTCCGCAGGAGGGCGATGCCACCGGCACCCGCGAGCGCAGCCTGCAACGCGGCGCCGCGCCTCTGCCCCAGCCCGGCCGGGCCGACGATTTCCGCTGGCCGCCGGGGTAA
- a CDS encoding lytic murein transglycosylase, translating into MRALRAALILALALLAGPAPAQDGDFSGFVASLRADAAARGIAPKTFDAAFADLRGPDPDVVARTRRQGEFSRPVWDYLVGAVSPGRIARGQAQGKRLAATLAAIEAKTGVPRSVVLAVWGVESDFGASAGSLPTIRALASLAYARYRGDLFRDELLAALQILENGDVEPARMVGSWAGAMGQVQFLPSVYLKEAVDFDGDGRRDIWRSEADALASIAHYLRSLGWKPGLSWGYEVSLPKDFDLTRYRGPLAGFAARGVRRTDGRPLPLDGEASLFLPGGLGSPVFLITDNFEVIRGYNTSDSYALAIGHLADRLAGGPALAAPWPSGAARLDGPGLKSLQAGLAARGLYAGEQDGRAGPKLREAVRQYQIREGLPADGYARPALLERLEGRP; encoded by the coding sequence GTGAGAGCGCTCCGCGCCGCCCTGATCCTCGCCCTCGCGCTGCTGGCGGGGCCGGCCCCGGCGCAGGACGGCGATTTTTCCGGCTTCGTCGCCTCGCTGCGCGCCGATGCTGCGGCACGCGGCATCGCGCCGAAGACCTTCGATGCGGCCTTCGCCGACCTTCGCGGGCCGGATCCGGACGTCGTCGCCCGTACCCGACGCCAGGGCGAGTTCAGCCGGCCGGTCTGGGACTACCTCGTCGGCGCCGTGTCGCCGGGCCGCATCGCCCGAGGGCAGGCGCAGGGCAAGCGGCTCGCCGCCACCCTGGCGGCGATCGAGGCGAAGACCGGCGTGCCGCGTTCCGTCGTTCTGGCCGTCTGGGGCGTCGAGTCGGATTTCGGCGCCAGCGCCGGCTCCCTGCCGACGATCCGTGCCCTGGCGAGCCTCGCCTACGCCCGCTATCGCGGCGATCTGTTTCGCGACGAATTGCTGGCCGCCCTCCAGATCCTGGAGAACGGCGACGTCGAACCGGCGCGGATGGTCGGGTCCTGGGCCGGCGCCATGGGGCAGGTGCAGTTCCTCCCCTCGGTCTACCTGAAGGAGGCGGTCGATTTCGACGGCGACGGGCGGCGCGACATCTGGCGCTCGGAGGCGGATGCCCTCGCCTCGATCGCCCATTACCTCCGCTCGCTCGGCTGGAAGCCCGGCCTGTCCTGGGGCTACGAGGTGAGCCTGCCCAAGGATTTCGACCTGACCCGCTATCGCGGCCCGCTCGCCGGTTTCGCCGCCCGCGGCGTGCGGCGTACCGACGGCAGACCCCTGCCGTTGGATGGCGAGGCGAGCCTGTTCCTGCCGGGCGGGCTCGGCAGCCCGGTCTTTCTCATCACCGACAATTTCGAGGTGATCCGCGGCTACAACACCAGCGACTCCTACGCGCTGGCGATCGGCCACCTCGCCGACCGGCTGGCCGGCGGCCCGGCACTCGCCGCGCCCTGGCCCAGCGGCGCCGCCCGCCTCGACGGGCCGGGGCTCAAGAGTCTCCAGGCAGGGCTCGCCGCCCGTGGGCTCTACGCCGGCGAGCAGGATGGACGGGCCGGCCCGAAGCTGCGCGAGGCGGTGCGGCAGTACCAGATCCGCGAGGGTCTGCCCGCCGACGGTTATGCCCGGCCCGCGCTGCTGGAGCGCCTCGAGGGGCGGCCTTAG
- the galE gene encoding UDP-glucose 4-epimerase GalE, translated as MAVLVTGGAGYIGSHMVLALVDAGHEEVVVLDDLSTGYDWALPPEVRLVVGDVADQALVTETILRHQVDVVAHFAAKIVVPESVADPLGYYLANTVKTRALIETAARTNVRHFIFSSTAAVYGEPEIVPVPETLATNPINPYGRSKLMSEWMLADAAAAHGFTYGVLRYFNVAGADPRGRSGQSMPAATHLIKVATQAALGQRTHLDVYGTDYPTRDGSCLRDYIQVSDLAAAHLTVLDHLRGGGESLTVNCGYGRGYSVLEVVEVVKRVSGRDFEVRLSPRRPGDPAQIIAGADRIRNELGWTPKYDDLDAIVAQALAWEDVLVKRNRR; from the coding sequence ATGGCGGTTCTGGTCACGGGCGGCGCCGGCTATATCGGCAGCCACATGGTGCTCGCGCTTGTCGATGCCGGGCATGAGGAGGTCGTGGTCCTCGACGATCTCTCGACCGGTTACGACTGGGCCTTGCCCCCGGAGGTGCGCCTCGTCGTCGGCGACGTGGCCGACCAAGCGCTCGTCACCGAGACAATCCTGCGCCACCAGGTCGATGTGGTCGCCCATTTCGCGGCCAAGATCGTGGTGCCGGAATCGGTCGCCGACCCGCTCGGCTACTATCTCGCCAACACCGTGAAGACCCGCGCCCTGATCGAGACCGCGGCGCGCACGAACGTGCGGCACTTCATCTTCTCCTCGACGGCCGCCGTCTACGGCGAGCCGGAGATCGTGCCGGTGCCCGAGACACTGGCGACGAATCCGATCAATCCCTACGGCCGCTCGAAGCTGATGAGCGAGTGGATGCTCGCCGACGCCGCGGCCGCGCACGGCTTCACCTACGGCGTTCTGCGCTACTTCAACGTGGCCGGGGCCGATCCCCGCGGGCGCTCGGGACAATCGATGCCGGCGGCCACCCACCTGATCAAGGTCGCGACGCAGGCCGCGCTCGGCCAGCGCACGCATCTCGACGTGTACGGCACCGACTACCCGACCCGGGACGGCTCCTGCCTGCGCGACTACATCCAGGTCTCGGACCTTGCCGCGGCCCATCTCACCGTGCTCGACCACCTGCGCGGCGGCGGCGAGAGCCTGACCGTCAATTGCGGCTACGGCCGCGGCTACTCGGTCCTGGAGGTGGTGGAGGTGGTCAAGCGCGTCTCCGGCCGCGACTTCGAGGTGCGCCTGTCGCCGCGCCGCCCCGGCGATCCGGCCCAGATCATCGCTGGCGCCGACCGCATCCGCAACGAACTCGGCTGGACGCCGAAGTACGACGACCTCGACGCCATCGTCGCCCAGGCGCTCGCTTGGGAGGATGTCCTGGTGAAGCGGAACCGGCGGTGA
- the galU gene encoding UTP--glucose-1-phosphate uridylyltransferase GalU, whose product MKRIRKAVLPVAGLGTRFLPATKAVPKEMLTVVDRPVVQHVVDEAREAGIEHFIFVTGRGKAVIEDHFDIAFELDHTLQERGKTAAYEELKKDLPKAGQTSFTRQQAPLGLGHAVWCAREIVGDEPFAVLLPDMLSRGCMGQMLAAYEQHGGNVIAVEEVKPEETHQYGIVAVGETFGQTFEITGMVEKPKQGTAPSNFIISGRYILQPEIFSILERGETGAGGEIQLTDAMIRLAEQQKFYGMRYDGRTYDTGSKIGFLTANLAYGLERPELADALKAEIRALLGDK is encoded by the coding sequence ATGAAACGAATTCGCAAGGCCGTCCTTCCCGTCGCGGGCCTCGGCACGCGCTTCCTTCCGGCCACCAAGGCCGTGCCGAAGGAGATGCTCACCGTCGTCGATCGTCCCGTGGTCCAGCACGTCGTCGACGAGGCTCGGGAAGCCGGCATCGAGCACTTCATCTTCGTCACCGGCCGCGGCAAGGCGGTGATCGAGGACCATTTCGACATCGCGTTCGAACTCGACCACACCCTGCAGGAGCGCGGCAAGACGGCAGCCTACGAGGAGCTGAAGAAGGACCTGCCCAAGGCCGGTCAGACCAGCTTCACCCGCCAGCAGGCGCCGCTCGGCCTCGGTCATGCCGTCTGGTGCGCCCGCGAGATCGTCGGCGACGAGCCCTTCGCCGTGCTGTTGCCCGACATGCTGAGCCGCGGCTGCATGGGCCAGATGCTCGCGGCCTACGAGCAGCACGGCGGCAACGTCATCGCCGTGGAGGAGGTGAAGCCCGAGGAGACGCACCAGTACGGCATCGTCGCGGTCGGCGAGACCTTCGGGCAGACCTTCGAAATCACCGGCATGGTCGAGAAGCCCAAGCAGGGCACCGCGCCGTCGAACTTCATCATCTCCGGGCGCTACATCCTGCAGCCCGAAATCTTCTCGATCCTGGAGCGGGGCGAGACCGGCGCCGGCGGCGAGATCCAGCTTACCGATGCGATGATCCGGCTCGCCGAGCAGCAGAAGTTCTACGGGATGCGCTACGACGGACGTACCTACGACACCGGCTCGAAGATCGGCTTTCTGACCGCCAACCTCGCCTACGGCCTGGAGCGGCCGGAACTGGCGGACGCTCTAAAAGCTGAGATCCGAGCGCTCCTGGGAGACAAGTGA
- a CDS encoding N-formylglutamate amidohydrolase: MSPSQPDGPEAFDPPFIVDEPAQHAIPFVFNAPHSGAHYPGSFLAASRLDALALRRSEDAHVDRLFASVVGLGAPLMRANFPRAYLDVNREPYELDPRMFAGRLPSFANTRSMRVAGGLGTVPRIVADGQEIYRERLPVEEAVRRIETLYKPYHRTLRGLIHRTARTFGRAFLIDCHSMPSSSLGRDESAQADFVLGDRFGTACLPSLVEGVEGRLRALGYKVVRNKPYAGGFITEHYGEPGLGRHALQIEINRALYMNEQSLALTAGFATLADNLARVFAEVAAETVEMSSLRMAAE; this comes from the coding sequence ATGAGCCCTTCACAGCCCGACGGCCCCGAGGCGTTCGATCCACCCTTCATTGTGGACGAGCCGGCACAGCACGCGATTCCCTTCGTGTTCAACGCGCCTCATTCGGGCGCGCATTATCCCGGCTCCTTCCTCGCCGCTTCCCGGCTCGACGCCCTGGCTCTGCGCCGCTCCGAGGACGCGCATGTCGACCGGCTGTTCGCCTCGGTCGTCGGCCTCGGCGCGCCCCTGATGCGGGCCAACTTCCCCCGCGCCTATCTCGATGTGAACCGGGAGCCCTACGAGCTCGACCCGCGCATGTTCGCGGGCCGCCTGCCCTCCTTCGCCAACACCCGCTCCATGCGGGTGGCCGGGGGGCTGGGCACGGTGCCGCGCATCGTCGCCGACGGACAGGAGATCTACCGCGAGCGGCTGCCGGTCGAGGAGGCGGTGCGGCGCATCGAGACGCTCTACAAGCCCTATCACCGCACCCTGCGCGGCCTGATCCACCGCACGGCACGCACGTTCGGCCGGGCTTTTCTCATCGATTGCCACTCGATGCCCTCGTCGAGCCTCGGACGGGACGAGAGCGCCCAGGCCGACTTCGTACTCGGCGACCGCTTCGGTACGGCCTGCCTGCCGTCCCTGGTGGAGGGCGTCGAGGGCCGCCTGCGGGCGCTGGGCTACAAGGTGGTTCGCAACAAGCCCTATGCCGGTGGCTTCATCACCGAGCATTACGGCGAGCCGGGACTCGGACGGCACGCGCTGCAGATCGAGATCAACCGCGCGCTCTACATGAACGAGCAGTCGCTGGCGCTGACGGCCGGCTTCGCGACGCTCGCGGACAATTTGGCCAGGGTCTTTGCCGAGGTCGCCGCCGAGACGGTCGAGATGTCGTCCCTCCGCATGGCGGCCGAGTAG
- the cpdR gene encoding cell cycle two-component system response regulator CpdR, whose protein sequence is MKILLAEDDNDMRRFLAKALQNAGYDVLSFDNGLSAYNRLREEPFELLLTDIVMPEMDGIELARRATELDPDIKVMFITGFAAVALNPDSKAPKDAKVLSKPFHLRDLVNEVEKLLAA, encoded by the coding sequence ATGAAGATCCTGCTCGCGGAAGACGACAACGACATGCGCCGGTTTCTGGCCAAGGCGCTCCAGAACGCCGGCTACGACGTGCTGTCCTTCGACAACGGCCTCTCCGCCTATAACCGCCTGCGCGAGGAGCCTTTCGAGCTCCTGCTGACCGACATCGTCATGCCGGAGATGGACGGCATCGAGCTGGCGCGCCGCGCCACCGAACTCGATCCCGACATCAAGGTGATGTTCATCACCGGCTTCGCCGCGGTGGCGCTGAACCCGGATTCCAAGGCGCCAAAGGATGCGAAGGTGCTCTCGAAGCCCTTCCACCTGCGCGACCTCGTCAACGAGGTCGAGAAGCTGCTGGCCGCGTGA
- the grxC gene encoding glutaredoxin 3 produces the protein MQPVTIYTTAWCPYCSAAKSLLREKGVSFNEIDVEKTAGARATMVQRAGGRTSVPQIFVGDRHVGGCDDLYALERAGGLDPLLAA, from the coding sequence ATGCAGCCGGTCACGATCTACACCACGGCCTGGTGCCCCTACTGCTCGGCGGCCAAGAGCCTGCTGCGCGAGAAGGGCGTGTCCTTCAACGAGATCGACGTCGAGAAGACGGCGGGCGCCCGCGCGACCATGGTCCAGCGGGCCGGCGGGCGCACCTCGGTGCCGCAGATCTTCGTCGGCGACCGGCACGTCGGCGGCTGCGACGACCTCTACGCGCTGGAGCGGGCCGGCGGCCTCGATCCGCTGCTCGCGGCATGA